From one Streptococcus pneumoniae genomic stretch:
- the argH gene encoding argininosuccinate lyase encodes MKQEKLWGGRFEASLESWVEEFGASIPFDYQLAPYDIKGSLAHVKMLGRTGIIAKEESQAIQKGLEVLLDKCQKGELAFSLVNEDIHMNIESFLAAAIGPVAGKLHTARSRNDQVATDLHLYLKDQIEQVLEKITALQEVLVKLADQHMKTIMPGYTHLQHAQPISFAHHLLAYYQMLKRDKERFSWNLEHTDMSPLGSAALAGTTFPIDRMETASTLGFRENYANSLDAVSDRDFVLEFLSNSSILMMHLSRFCEEIIHWCSHEYGFVSLSDSFSTGSSIMPQKKNPDMAELIRGKTGRVYGNLVGLLTVLKSLPLAYNKDLQEDKEGVFDTVKTVKTCLAVMAGMLDSMTVHGEKMKAATQQDFSNATELADYLAKKGIPFRKAHEIVGKLVLDCIKSGHYLQDVPLVTYQAISPLIEEDVYEVLDAAVAVEKRTSYGGTGFASVREQLQKAKKDLGE; translated from the coding sequence ATGAAACAAGAAAAATTATGGGGCGGTCGATTTGAGGCTTCTTTAGAAAGCTGGGTGGAAGAATTTGGGGCAAGTATTCCATTTGATTACCAGCTTGCGCCTTATGACATCAAGGGAAGTCTCGCTCATGTCAAGATGCTTGGTAGGACAGGGATTATAGCGAAAGAAGAGAGTCAAGCCATTCAAAAAGGCTTAGAAGTCCTCCTTGATAAATGTCAAAAGGGAGAGTTGGCGTTTTCGCTTGTCAATGAAGATATTCACATGAATATCGAGAGTTTCTTGGCAGCAGCGATTGGTCCTGTGGCGGGAAAACTCCATACAGCGCGCTCGAGAAATGATCAAGTGGCAACAGACCTCCATCTTTATCTCAAGGATCAAATCGAGCAGGTGTTAGAGAAGATTACTGCTTTGCAAGAAGTTTTGGTAAAGTTAGCTGATCAGCACATGAAGACGATTATGCCAGGTTACACGCACTTGCAGCATGCGCAGCCTATTAGTTTTGCCCATCATTTGCTGGCGTATTATCAGATGTTGAAGCGAGATAAGGAGCGCTTTTCGTGGAATTTGGAGCATACGGATATGTCTCCGTTGGGGTCTGCGGCTTTGGCGGGTACGACTTTTCCGATTGATCGTATGGAGACAGCAAGCACTCTTGGTTTTCGAGAGAATTATGCCAATTCTTTAGATGCGGTGAGTGATCGGGATTTTGTCTTGGAATTTTTATCCAATAGCAGTATCTTGATGATGCACTTATCCCGCTTTTGTGAGGAAATCATTCATTGGTGTAGCCATGAATACGGTTTTGTGAGTCTTTCAGATAGCTTTAGCACAGGATCATCTATCATGCCTCAGAAGAAAAATCCAGATATGGCAGAGTTGATTCGTGGCAAAACAGGGCGTGTGTATGGGAATTTAGTTGGTTTGTTGACAGTGTTGAAATCCCTCCCATTGGCGTATAATAAGGATTTACAAGAGGATAAGGAAGGCGTATTTGATACGGTTAAAACTGTGAAAACCTGCCTTGCTGTGATGGCAGGGATGCTTGATTCGATGACGGTTCATGGTGAGAAGATGAAAGCAGCGACCCAGCAAGATTTTTCAAATGCGACTGAATTAGCAGATTATCTGGCGAAAAAGGGAATTCCATTTCGTAAGGCCCATGAAATTGTCGGAAAGCTAGTGCTTGATTGTATCAAATCAGGTCATTATTTGCAGGATGTGCCCTTAGTGACCTATCAAGCTATTTCGCCCCTAATTGAGGAGGATGTCTATGAAGTGCTTGATGCGGCAGTGGCTGTGGAAAAACGAACTTCGTATGGAGGGACAGGATTTGCTTCAGTTAGAGAGCAGTTGCAAAAAGCGAAGAAAGACTTAGGGGAATAA
- a CDS encoding argininosuccinate synthase, whose protein sequence is MTKEKLVLAYSGGLDTSVAITWLKKDYDVIAVCLNVGEGKDLDFIHDKALKVGAVESHVIDVEDEFAEDYVLVALQAHAMYEQKYPLVSALSRPLIAKKLVEMAHQAGASYIAHGCTGKGNDQVRFEVAIAALDPNLTVLAPVREWKWSREEEIEYAKANDVPIPADLDNPYSVDQNLWGRANECGVLENPWNEAPEEAYGITTAPEQAPDTPEYVEIEFQSGVPVALNGEPLKLADLIHQLNTIAGQHGVGRIDHVENRLVGIKSREIYECPAAVTLLAAHKEMEDLTLVREVAHFKPIIEQELSNLIYNALWFNPATEALIAYIKSTQKYVTGVAKVKLYKGTAKVIARKSPYSLYDENLATYTSADTFDQDAAVGFIKLWGLPTKVHAEVQNATNKGN, encoded by the coding sequence ATGACAAAAGAAAAATTGGTGTTGGCGTATTCAGGTGGCTTGGATACTTCCGTTGCGATTACTTGGTTGAAGAAAGATTATGATGTCATTGCAGTTTGCTTGAACGTTGGCGAGGGAAAAGACCTTGATTTTATTCATGATAAGGCCTTGAAAGTGGGAGCCGTCGAATCGCATGTCATCGATGTAGAGGATGAGTTTGCAGAAGACTATGTCCTTGTAGCCTTGCAAGCTCATGCTATGTATGAGCAAAAATATCCCTTAGTGTCCGCTCTTAGCCGTCCCTTGATTGCTAAGAAATTAGTCGAGATGGCACATCAAGCAGGGGCTAGTTATATCGCTCATGGCTGTACAGGAAAAGGGAATGATCAAGTGCGGTTTGAGGTGGCTATTGCAGCGCTTGATCCGAATCTCACAGTCCTTGCTCCTGTGCGGGAATGGAAATGGTCACGGGAAGAAGAAATCGAATATGCTAAAGCAAATGATGTGCCGATTCCAGCGGATTTGGACAATCCTTATTCGGTGGACCAAAATCTCTGGGGACGAGCCAATGAGTGCGGTGTTTTGGAAAATCCATGGAATGAAGCACCAGAGGAAGCGTACGGAATTACAACCGCGCCTGAGCAAGCTCCTGATACGCCAGAATATGTCGAAATAGAATTCCAATCAGGAGTACCTGTTGCTTTAAACGGCGAGCCATTAAAATTAGCAGATTTGATTCACCAGCTAAATACTATTGCAGGTCAGCATGGTGTGGGTCGGATTGACCATGTGGAAAATCGTTTGGTGGGTATTAAATCAAGAGAAATCTATGAGTGTCCGGCAGCTGTCACGCTTCTTGCTGCTCATAAAGAGATGGAGGATTTGACCCTCGTTCGTGAGGTGGCTCATTTTAAACCAATCATTGAGCAGGAGTTGTCCAATTTGATTTACAATGCTCTGTGGTTCAATCCTGCGACAGAGGCCTTGATTGCTTATATCAAATCTACCCAAAAATACGTGACAGGGGTCGCTAAGGTCAAACTCTATAAAGGGACAGCGAAGGTCATTGCACGGAAATCTCCTTATTCTTTATACGATGAAAATCTAGCGACTTATACTAGTGCAGATACGTTTGATCAAGATGCGGCAGTTGGCTTTATCAAGCTCTGGGGATTACCAACCAAGGTGCATGCAGAAGTTCAAAATGCGACAAATAAGGGAAATTAA
- a CDS encoding SP0191 family lipoprotein, which produces MKKTIVLLGLVALVLTGCGQKKEAAKEGTKKDPLSTTLPVFENAEKNTVITKTLTFPKTAEGVEQKQVVTYKDNQFLELVIEQITPANDDIKKAIAEIGIPETQKLLDESLSKDEAFTKAKDLPGFTATIEIINENQLKRVNKLDFKTLDIDKASQLELLKGLNLKEFIKIPPADYITNQVAGGASVSPN; this is translated from the coding sequence ATGAAGAAAACAATTGTATTACTCGGACTTGTCGCTCTTGTCTTGACAGGATGTGGGCAAAAAAAAGAAGCTGCCAAAGAGGGAACAAAGAAGGATCCTCTTAGTACGACCTTACCTGTATTTGAAAATGCAGAAAAAAATACCGTGATTACCAAAACACTCACCTTCCCCAAAACTGCTGAAGGAGTAGAGCAAAAGCAGGTTGTGACTTATAAGGACAATCAATTCTTAGAATTGGTGATTGAGCAAATCACGCCAGCTAATGATGATATTAAAAAGGCTATTGCAGAGATTGGGATTCCTGAGACTCAAAAGTTGCTTGATGAGTCACTCAGCAAAGATGAGGCTTTTACAAAGGCAAAAGACTTACCAGGATTTACGGCAACTATTGAGATTATCAATGAAAATCAGCTAAAACGAGTCAATAAGCTGGATTTCAAAACCTTAGATATTGACAAAGCAAGCCAGCTAGAATTGCTTAAAGGTTTGAATTTGAAGGAATTTATTAAGATTCCGCCAGCTGATTACATCACCAACCAAGTAGCCGGTGGAGCGAGCGTTTCGCCTAACTAA
- the spx gene encoding transcriptional regulator Spx produces MITIYTVSSCTSCKKAKTWLNAHQLTYKEQNLGKEGITKEELLDILIKTENGVASIVSSKNRYAKSLGVDIEDLSVNEAIDLIMETPRILKSPILVDDKRLQVGYKEDDIRAFLPRAVRNVENAEARLRAAL; encoded by the coding sequence ATGATTACAATTTATACTGTCTCAAGTTGCACTAGCTGTAAGAAAGCAAAGACTTGGCTCAATGCCCATCAGTTGACCTATAAAGAACAAAACCTCGGAAAAGAAGGAATTACCAAAGAAGAATTACTAGATATCCTCATCAAGACAGAAAATGGTGTGGCAAGTATTGTTTCTTCGAAAAACCGTTATGCAAAGAGCCTTGGTGTTGATATTGAGGATTTGAGTGTGAACGAGGCGATTGACTTGATTATGGAAACCCCTCGTATTTTGAAAAGTCCGATTTTAGTCGATGACAAACGTCTGCAAGTCGGCTATAAGGAAGATGATATCCGTGCCTTTTTACCGCGTGCGGTGCGTAATGTTGAAAATGCAGAGGCTCGTCTTCGAGCAGCTTTATAA
- the recA gene encoding recombinase RecA, which yields MAKKQKKLEEITKKFGDERKKALDDALKNIEKDFGKGAIMRLGERAEQKVQVMSSGSLALDIALGAGGYPKGRIIEIYGPESSGKTTVALHAVAQAQKEGGIAAFIDAEHALDPAYAQALGVNIDELLLSQPDSGEQGLEIAGKLIDSGAIDLVVIDSVAALVPRSEIDGDIGDNHVGLQARMMSQAMRKLSASINKTKTIAIFINQLREKVGVMFGNPETTPGGRALKFYASVRLDVRGNTQIKGSGDEKDVNVGKETKIKVVKNKIAPPFKEALVEIMYGEGISRTGELIKIATDLDIIKKSGAWYSYKDDKIGQGSENAKKYLVEHPEVFEEIDRLVREHYGMPTGAEQPAENASEAGETDTKSKKASKKDKEKVEVEEVEDTEEITLELDDAIEIED from the coding sequence ATGGCAAAAAAACAGAAAAAATTAGAAGAAATCACCAAAAAATTTGGTGATGAACGAAAAAAAGCCTTGGACGATGCTCTAAAAAACATTGAAAAAGACTTTGGAAAGGGCGCGATTATGCGTCTTGGCGAACGTGCAGAGCAAAAAGTACAAGTCATGAGCTCAGGAAGTTTGGCTCTCGATATTGCTCTTGGAGCTGGGGGGTATCCTAAAGGTCGTATTATCGAGATTTATGGACCAGAGTCTTCTGGTAAGACAACCGTTGCCCTTCACGCTGTTGCCCAAGCGCAAAAAGAAGGTGGGATTGCAGCCTTTATTGATGCCGAGCATGCGCTTGATCCAGCCTATGCTCAAGCTCTTGGTGTCAATATTGACGAATTGCTCCTTTCGCAGCCCGATTCAGGAGAGCAGGGACTAGAAATCGCTGGGAAGTTGATTGATTCAGGGGCTATTGACTTGGTGGTTATCGACTCGGTCGCAGCCTTGGTGCCACGTTCTGAGATTGATGGGGATATTGGGGATAACCATGTTGGTTTGCAGGCACGGATGATGAGCCAAGCCATGCGTAAACTGTCTGCCTCTATCAATAAAACCAAAACGATTGCCATTTTCATCAATCAATTGCGTGAAAAAGTAGGCGTTATGTTTGGAAATCCAGAAACGACTCCTGGTGGACGTGCCCTTAAATTCTACGCGTCTGTCCGCCTAGATGTTCGTGGAAATACCCAAATCAAAGGTTCGGGTGACGAAAAAGATGTCAATGTCGGAAAAGAAACCAAGATTAAGGTCGTGAAAAACAAGATTGCTCCACCGTTTAAAGAAGCCTTGGTCGAAATCATGTATGGAGAAGGTATTTCACGAACTGGTGAGCTGATCAAGATTGCCACAGACTTGGATATCATCAAGAAATCAGGGGCTTGGTATTCCTACAAGGATGATAAGATTGGTCAAGGTTCTGAAAATGCTAAGAAATACTTGGTAGAACACCCAGAAGTCTTTGAGGAAATTGACCGCCTAGTCCGTGAACACTACGGCATGCCAACAGGAGCAGAACAGCCAGCTGAAAATGCTTCAGAAGCAGGAGAAACAGATACAAAATCTAAAAAAGCGAGCAAAAAAGACAAGGAAAAAGTAGAAGTCGAAGAGGTAGAAGATACCGAAGAAATCACCCTTGAATTGGATGACGCGATTGAAATTGAAGACTAA
- a CDS encoding competence/damage-inducible protein A, giving the protein MKAEIIAVGTEILTGQIVNTNAQFLSEKLAGIGVDVYFQTAVGDNEERLLSVLAIAKSRSDLVILTGGLGPTEDDLTKQTLAKFLGCDLVFDPKAMEKLDAFFADRPSKARTPNNERQAQILSGSTPLQNHTGLAVGGLLQTDGVTYVVLPGPPSELKSMVIKELLPLLDQGEELYSRILRFFGIGESRLVTILADLIDQQTDPTLAPYAKVGEVTLRLSTKAKTQALAQEKLDKLEDKILAYDEVAACLYGYGEENSLLQETVALLKERNLTITAAESLTAGLLQASLADQAGISQIFKGGFVTYSLEEKSKMLGIPKKDLETHGVVSAFTAEKMAEQARRLTDSDIGVSLTGVAGPDSLEGHPAGTVFIGLSTERESLATLVTIAGRSRQDTRYIAVLHALNLVRKTLLNTNDLV; this is encoded by the coding sequence ATGAAGGCAGAAATCATTGCGGTTGGCACAGAAATCTTAACAGGGCAAATCGTTAATACCAATGCCCAATTTTTATCTGAAAAACTAGCAGGGATTGGGGTTGATGTTTATTTTCAAACAGCGGTCGGAGACAATGAAGAGCGGCTCCTGTCTGTGTTAGCGATTGCTAAAAGTAGGAGTGACTTGGTGATTCTGACAGGAGGTTTAGGACCGACTGAGGATGATTTGACCAAGCAAACCTTGGCTAAGTTTTTAGGATGTGACTTGGTGTTTGATCCAAAAGCTATGGAAAAACTGGACGCTTTTTTTGCAGACAGACCTTCTAAAGCTCGAACGCCAAATAATGAGCGACAAGCCCAGATTCTCTCAGGCAGCACCCCGCTACAAAATCACACAGGTCTTGCAGTAGGAGGACTTCTTCAAACAGATGGTGTGACCTATGTGGTCTTACCTGGTCCGCCGAGTGAGCTTAAGTCTATGGTGATTAAGGAACTCTTACCCTTGCTGGATCAAGGAGAGGAGCTGTATTCGCGCATCCTTCGTTTCTTTGGCATTGGAGAAAGTCGCTTAGTGACGATTTTAGCAGACTTGATTGACCAGCAGACAGATCCGACATTGGCTCCTTATGCCAAGGTGGGCGAGGTAACCTTGCGTTTATCGACGAAAGCAAAAACGCAGGCACTTGCTCAAGAAAAACTTGATAAACTAGAGGATAAAATCCTTGCTTACGACGAAGTAGCTGCTTGTCTCTACGGCTATGGAGAGGAAAATTCTCTCTTACAAGAGACAGTTGCTTTGTTGAAAGAGAGAAATCTGACCATTACAGCTGCAGAAAGTTTGACAGCAGGGCTGCTCCAAGCTAGTCTGGCAGACCAAGCTGGCATTTCGCAGATTTTCAAGGGTGGCTTTGTCACTTATAGTTTGGAAGAAAAGAGCAAGATGCTAGGGATTCCTAAAAAAGACTTGGAGACTCATGGCGTTGTGTCTGCCTTTACAGCTGAAAAAATGGCAGAGCAGGCTAGACGGCTAACGGATAGTGATATCGGAGTGAGTTTGACAGGTGTTGCAGGTCCAGATAGTCTAGAAGGACATCCTGCGGGGACTGTGTTTATCGGTCTTTCTACCGAGCGAGAGAGTCTGGCTACTTTAGTGACAATCGCAGGAAGAAGTCGGCAAGATACTCGTTATATCGCTGTCTTACATGCCCTAAACCTCGTACGGAAAACTTTATTAAATACCAATGATTTGGTATAA
- a CDS encoding GNAT family N-acetyltransferase, producing MNEITVKPLVAFAQHTHIETERLLLRPMTVADLEDYHAFTSDDELLKYNYHAHKDKQESLEGLVMYNMASPLGRYAIELKEQQRMIGNIVLYLNEEEESATIGYTLHANYHHKGYAIEAALALKELFWQIADLKVLTASCDSRNSASEKVMKKLGMTLARRREGAKNLRGEIVTMLDYELRKFE from the coding sequence ATGAATGAAATAACTGTAAAACCCTTGGTCGCTTTTGCTCAGCACACCCATATTGAAACCGAGCGCTTGCTACTGCGCCCAATGACAGTAGCAGACTTGGAGGACTATCATGCGTTCACATCTGACGATGAGCTTTTGAAGTATAATTACCATGCGCATAAAGACAAGCAGGAAAGTTTGGAAGGCCTCGTCATGTACAATATGGCAAGTCCTCTTGGTCGTTACGCAATAGAGCTAAAAGAACAGCAACGAATGATTGGCAATATTGTCCTCTATTTGAATGAGGAAGAAGAGTCAGCGACCATTGGCTATACCTTACATGCAAACTATCACCATAAAGGTTATGCCATCGAAGCTGCCCTGGCTTTGAAGGAGTTATTCTGGCAAATTGCCGATTTAAAAGTCTTAACTGCTTCCTGTGATTCTCGAAATAGTGCCAGTGAGAAAGTGATGAAAAAGTTAGGCATGACTCTGGCTAGACGCCGTGAGGGGGCAAAGAATTTACGTGGGGAAATCGTAACCATGTTGGATTATGAGCTAAGAAAGTTTGAGTAG
- a CDS encoding DNA-3-methyladenine glycosylase I gives MKRCGWVKENNPLYVAYHDEEWGRPVKDDQVLFELLCLESYQAGLSWETVLHKRVAFREAFYNYDVEKVAQMSDHELEKLLDNPAIIRHKAKIFATRQNAAAFRRVQKEYGTFAAYLWSWVDFTPIDNPLKDYKDVPNKTVLSETISKDLKKRGFSFVGPVCVYSYMQAAGLVNDHEVECFCKGDIDE, from the coding sequence ATGAAACGATGCGGTTGGGTCAAGGAAAACAATCCCTTGTATGTCGCTTATCACGATGAGGAATGGGGACGACCTGTTAAAGATGATCAGGTGTTGTTTGAACTCCTTTGCTTGGAAAGTTACCAAGCTGGTCTGTCTTGGGAGACCGTGCTCCATAAACGAGTTGCTTTCCGAGAAGCCTTTTACAACTACGATGTGGAAAAAGTCGCCCAAATGTCAGATCATGAGCTAGAAAAGCTCCTTGACAATCCAGCCATTATCCGCCATAAGGCTAAGATTTTTGCAACACGGCAGAATGCTGCTGCCTTTCGAAGAGTGCAAAAAGAATACGGCACTTTTGCTGCTTATCTCTGGTCTTGGGTGGACTTTACACCGATTGACAATCCTTTAAAGGACTATAAAGATGTCCCTAACAAGACAGTGTTGTCTGAGACAATTTCTAAAGACTTGAAAAAACGAGGGTTTTCCTTTGTCGGACCTGTTTGTGTGTACTCTTACATGCAGGCAGCAGGGCTTGTCAATGACCATGAAGTAGAGTGCTTTTGTAAAGGAGATATTGATGAATGA
- the ruvA gene encoding Holliday junction branch migration protein RuvA, whose amino-acid sequence MYEYFKGIITKITAKYIVVEVNGIGYLLNVANPYAYSDKLQENIQVYVHQVVREDAETLYGFLSEDEKSLFLSLISVSGIGPTSALAIIAADDNEGLVRAIDEKNITYLTKFPKIGKKTAQQMVLDLEGKVSSVAGQSEKSPTPQKDDNQALEEAMEAMLALGYKATELKKIKKFFEGTTDTAENYIKSALKMLVK is encoded by the coding sequence ATGTACGAATATTTTAAAGGAATTATCACAAAGATTACAGCGAAATATATTGTCGTAGAGGTGAATGGCATTGGCTATCTGCTCAATGTCGCAAATCCCTATGCTTATTCAGATAAGCTTCAAGAAAACATCCAAGTCTATGTTCATCAAGTAGTACGAGAAGATGCAGAGACCTTGTACGGCTTTTTGTCAGAAGACGAAAAAAGTCTATTTCTCAGTCTTATTTCCGTTTCAGGGATTGGTCCGACATCAGCTCTTGCCATTATTGCAGCTGATGATAATGAGGGATTGGTGCGTGCGATTGATGAGAAAAATATCACTTATCTGACCAAATTTCCAAAGATTGGTAAGAAAACTGCTCAGCAGATGGTGCTGGATTTGGAAGGTAAGGTTTCAAGCGTAGCCGGACAAAGCGAGAAAAGTCCAACTCCTCAAAAGGATGATAATCAAGCCTTGGAAGAAGCCATGGAAGCGATGCTCGCACTGGGCTATAAGGCAACAGAACTCAAGAAGATTAAGAAATTCTTTGAAGGAACGACCGATACGGCTGAAAACTACATCAAATCAGCCCTTAAAATGCTTGTAAAGTAG
- a CDS encoding MFS transporter, producing the protein MKEFFALPKQIQIREGFKFLSAMLGNTIFPFMALYYSHYFGNFWTGILLIVTQLVNFVSTLYGGHMADSMGRKKVADLGNLGVCLGFVVVLLANIPHHTLPVFTYVGFLLVGAMHNFSQPAYEAMLIDLTDESNRQFVYTISYWLINIAIMLGSALAGLFYESHFFELLLAMTLLYLFIFFYMWKNFEETRPADVDFTHGTGVFDLFQNYGGILKDKVFLLYVAGCVGSACIWLQIDTWLPIHYTQDFQVTKLFGVTITGPKMLSLSVFINTFMVVFLMTRVGKWTKKMPVLPQYVIGFLIFATGIFLAMQFQTLLGIAFAAVVYTIGEMLQVPASQLLRIEMMDEDKLGSYSGFMSLAQPLGNILAGMMVSLTAVTGSIGLHISFMVIVAVSLGLIVKAAKLHRK; encoded by the coding sequence ATGAAAGAGTTTTTTGCCCTGCCCAAACAGATTCAAATCCGTGAGGGGTTCAAATTTTTATCCGCCATGTTGGGAAATACCATTTTCCCTTTTATGGCACTTTATTATTCCCATTATTTTGGGAATTTCTGGACCGGAATTTTGCTGATTGTCACCCAGCTTGTCAACTTCGTGTCAACCCTGTACGGCGGACACATGGCAGACTCTATGGGGCGAAAAAAGGTGGCTGACCTTGGAAATTTAGGTGTTTGTCTAGGCTTTGTTGTGGTTCTTTTGGCAAATATCCCTCATCATACCTTGCCAGTCTTCACTTATGTTGGATTTCTTTTGGTAGGAGCTATGCACAACTTTTCGCAGCCTGCCTATGAAGCCATGTTGATTGATTTGACAGATGAGAGCAATCGGCAGTTTGTTTATACGATTAGCTATTGGTTAATCAATATTGCCATTATGTTGGGTTCTGCCTTAGCTGGTCTCTTTTACGAAAGTCACTTTTTCGAGTTGCTCCTTGCTATGACTCTGCTCTATCTTTTCATTTTTTTCTACATGTGGAAAAACTTTGAAGAAACAAGACCAGCAGATGTGGACTTTACACACGGTACAGGGGTTTTTGATCTCTTTCAAAACTACGGTGGAATCTTGAAAGATAAGGTCTTTCTCCTCTATGTGGCGGGCTGTGTAGGATCAGCCTGCATTTGGTTGCAGATTGACACGTGGCTACCCATCCATTATACTCAGGATTTTCAAGTAACGAAGTTGTTTGGTGTCACGATTACAGGTCCTAAAATGCTGAGTTTATCGGTCTTTATCAATACCTTTATGGTGGTCTTTCTCATGACCCGTGTGGGCAAATGGACCAAGAAAATGCCTGTATTGCCCCAGTATGTGATTGGGTTTCTGATCTTTGCGACAGGGATTTTTCTGGCCATGCAGTTTCAGACCTTGCTTGGAATTGCCTTTGCAGCAGTGGTTTACACGATAGGCGAGATGTTGCAGGTTCCAGCCAGTCAACTGTTGCGGATCGAGATGATGGACGAGGACAAGCTTGGTTCCTACTCGGGATTTATGTCTTTGGCGCAGCCTTTGGGAAATATCCTAGCCGGTATGATGGTGTCTTTGACTGCTGTGACAGGTTCGATTGGCTTACATATCAGCTTTATGGTTATTGTCGCAGTCAGTCTTGGTTTGATTGTAAAAGCAGCGAAATTACATAGAAAGTAA